The Toxorhynchites rutilus septentrionalis strain SRP chromosome 3, ASM2978413v1, whole genome shotgun sequence genome includes a region encoding these proteins:
- the LOC129776187 gene encoding uncharacterized protein LOC129776187 has translation MAEEELQQQQQQLLQPGRSQAETLTEEQIEELREAFSLFDTNGDGTITSSELGMVLRALGKNVSNAEVEILMNEISKDHEGKIIFADFARMMTHRMKDFDNEDQLKEAFRIFDRDGNGLISAEELRAALKSFGEQLAEEEIDEMLREADVNCDGQIDYQEFVRMILDK, from the coding sequence ATGGCTGAGGAGGAattgcaacagcagcagcagcagctgctgCAGCCCGGAAGATCACAGGCTGAGACACTGACCGAGGAGCAGATCGAGGAACTGCGGGAAGCGTTTTCCCTTTTCGACACGAACGGGGACGGAACAATCACCAGCTCGGAGCTGGGTATGGTGCTGCGAGCACTTGGAAAAAATGTCTCGAACGCCGAGGTGGAGATACTGATGAACGAGATTAGCAAGGATCACGAGGGGAAGATAATTTTCGCGGACTTTGCCCGGATGATGACGCACCGAATGAAGGATTTCGACAATGAGGATCAACTGAAGGAAGCATTTCGGATTTTCGATCGGGACGGAAACGGATTGATTTCGGCTGAGGAGCTTCGAGCCGCTCTAAAGTCATTCGGAGAACAGCTGGCTGAAGAGGAAATCGACGAGATGCTGAGGGAGGCCGACGTCAATTGCGACGGGCAAATTGATTACCAAGAATTTGTGAGAATGATATTGGATAAATAA